A part of Ignavibacteriales bacterium genomic DNA contains:
- a CDS encoding ABC transporter permease, whose translation MTILKTLAVARWEYFEKIKTKAFIISMVITPLIIIAFAVLPSMLSQQEDESTKFIGIIDPSQNYFQELKNELIKYKFKNDQPNFIIQNLFDSSLKFDDLKKKADKKVFEGKLQGYILVLNSKTDSLKFEYRSKSIGSFSDLNKLENELNNIRIKNYLTSAGLSQNIREVVNNNSELDQIIIEEDGKESSSDFMVVFFSSFIFIILLMMMVIYSGQMLVRSLVEEKANRLIEILISSCTPEDLLTGKILGLSLLGLTQLLIWAMIGITLAGAAVIPYTAFENILPMLIYFILGFLLYTTIFVGVGSIVSTEQEAQQVTSYLSLIMMLPVVIAVPAIQNPDTMLVKILSFFPLTTPSIMLLRLNISEISIPEILLTISILILSIVLMIYISSKIFRIGILSYGKRPSLKEISRWLREK comes from the coding sequence ATGACAATTTTAAAAACTTTAGCAGTCGCAAGGTGGGAGTATTTCGAGAAGATAAAAACGAAAGCATTTATAATTTCTATGGTAATCACTCCTTTGATCATTATTGCTTTTGCCGTTTTACCTTCGATGCTGTCTCAACAAGAAGATGAATCAACCAAGTTTATCGGAATTATTGATCCTTCCCAAAATTATTTCCAGGAATTAAAAAACGAGTTGATTAAATATAAATTCAAAAATGATCAGCCCAATTTCATAATACAGAATCTCTTTGATTCTTCATTAAAGTTTGACGATTTAAAAAAGAAAGCTGATAAAAAAGTTTTCGAAGGAAAATTACAAGGTTACATTTTAGTGCTCAACTCTAAAACTGATTCCTTGAAATTTGAGTATAGAAGCAAAAGCATTGGCAGCTTCAGCGATCTTAATAAACTTGAGAATGAGCTGAATAATATTAGGATAAAAAATTATCTTACTTCTGCAGGACTATCACAAAATATTAGGGAGGTCGTGAACAACAATTCAGAGCTTGACCAAATCATTATTGAAGAAGACGGGAAAGAAAGTTCCTCGGATTTCATGGTAGTATTTTTTTCTTCTTTTATTTTTATAATATTATTAATGATGATGGTTATCTACTCGGGGCAAATGTTAGTCAGGAGCCTCGTCGAAGAAAAAGCAAACAGGTTAATTGAAATTCTCATCTCAAGCTGTACGCCCGAAGATCTTTTAACAGGAAAAATATTAGGGCTCAGTTTACTCGGGCTTACCCAGCTTCTCATTTGGGCGATGATCGGGATTACCCTTGCCGGTGCTGCAGTTATTCCCTATACAGCTTTCGAAAATATTTTACCGATGCTAATTTATTTTATCCTTGGATTCTTACTTTACACAACAATTTTTGTTGGTGTTGGTTCAATTGTTTCTACCGAGCAGGAAGCACAGCAAGTCACAAGCTATTTAAGTTTGATAATGATGCTTCCTGTGGTTATTGCTGTACCTGCAATTCAAAACCCTGATACAATGCTTGTAAAAATTTTATCTTTCTTCCCCCTTACAACTCCATCTATAATGTTATTAAGATTAAACATTTCCGAAATTTCAATACCTGAAATATTATTAACAATTTCGATTCTTATCCTTTCAATTGTACTGATGATTTATATTTCATCTAAGATTTTTAGAATTGGAATTCTTTCGTATGGCAAGCGACCTTCCTTGAAAGAAATATCCCGATGGCTTAGAGAGAAATAA
- a CDS encoding PrsW family intramembrane metalloprotease, with product MLFIFSGLAALIPMIIYLLIIWRFDRYDREPFKLLLQNYLWGAIGAIVLALIGSIIFSSVLNKIIADNNLVDKLSAIVVAPFVEEITKGVFLLITVSSIKFDNITDGIVYGGAIGLGFGMTENFFYFISSTDSISGWIAIIIIRNLFSGVMHCVSTGTLGAFVALAKFKSGIAKIILPTVGLGIAMFIHAIWNASVSFESTAAIGFLFLFLTVLIFIIIFSLSVKNERKIIYSQLLSEASSGLIPPSHLEILSSSSRDRAGWIEESIRKTYIKAATTLAFRKIQLENSNGMSKLYYENDISNYRLFIKSLLKNIAAT from the coding sequence ATGCTTTTTATTTTTTCCGGACTTGCTGCTCTCATACCTATGATCATTTACCTTCTGATTATCTGGCGCTTTGACAGATACGACCGTGAACCTTTCAAACTTTTATTACAAAATTATCTTTGGGGTGCTATCGGGGCTATTGTTCTTGCCTTAATCGGCAGTATAATTTTTTCAAGTGTACTTAATAAAATTATCGCTGATAATAATCTTGTTGATAAACTAAGTGCAATTGTTGTAGCGCCCTTCGTTGAAGAAATTACCAAAGGAGTTTTCCTATTAATAACTGTTTCGAGCATTAAATTTGATAATATAACTGACGGGATAGTTTATGGCGGCGCAATTGGACTTGGGTTTGGAATGACTGAAAATTTTTTTTACTTCATTTCTTCTACGGATAGTATTTCAGGTTGGATCGCAATTATAATTATCAGAAATTTATTTTCCGGAGTAATGCATTGTGTCTCAACCGGGACTTTAGGAGCCTTCGTTGCGCTGGCAAAATTTAAATCCGGCATTGCTAAAATTATTCTACCAACTGTTGGATTGGGTATAGCTATGTTTATTCACGCTATTTGGAACGCAAGTGTTAGTTTTGAAAGTACTGCTGCAATAGGCTTTTTATTTTTATTTCTAACTGTGTTAATATTTATAATTATTTTTTCACTTTCAGTTAAAAACGAGAGGAAAATTATTTACTCTCAATTGCTTTCCGAAGCGAGCAGCGGCTTAATTCCTCCATCTCATCTGGAAATTTTAAGTTCATCAAGCAGGGATAGAGCAGGATGGATTGAAGAATCTATTAGAAAGACATACATAAAAGCGGCAACAACACTAGCCTTTAGAAAAATTCAACTCGAAAATTCCAATGGGATGAGTAAATTGTACTATGAAAATGACATCTCTAATTACAGGTTATTTATTAAAAGTTTATTAAAAAATATTGCTGCTACTTAA
- the nadD gene encoding nicotinate (nicotinamide) nucleotide adenylyltransferase encodes MSKVGIFGGTFDPIHHGHLITAQSVKELRSLDKIIFIPAFISPHKQHAKASSAQNRLNMLKLALDDIPFFECSDFEIKQHTISYTIDTLREFKKYYDDIDLIIGYDNIFQFHTWKQPDEILKLSNVIVLKRKSSHPLNFIDKYVEAAVFVQTRGIEISATDIRNRVHQGLPIHYLVPAIVENYIYDNKLYKE; translated from the coding sequence ATGAGCAAAGTTGGTATCTTTGGCGGAACGTTCGATCCAATTCATCATGGACATTTGATAACCGCTCAATCAGTTAAAGAACTTCGTTCGCTCGATAAAATTATTTTTATACCTGCATTTATTTCACCTCATAAACAACATGCAAAAGCTTCGAGCGCACAGAATCGGTTAAACATGTTAAAACTTGCCCTTGATGATATTCCTTTTTTTGAATGCTCTGATTTTGAAATCAAGCAGCATACGATTTCTTACACAATAGATACACTTCGTGAATTTAAAAAATATTATGATGACATTGACTTAATAATAGGTTATGATAATATTTTTCAATTTCATACCTGGAAACAGCCGGACGAGATTCTAAAATTATCTAATGTGATCGTACTTAAAAGAAAATCATCTCACCCGTTAAATTTTATCGATAAGTATGTTGAAGCTGCTGTGTTCGTTCAAACACGTGGAATTGAAATAAGCGCAACCGATATTCGCAATCGTGTTCATCAGGGTCTGCCGATTCACTACCTCGTGCCTGCAATTGTTGAAAATTATATTTACGATAATAAACTTTACAAGGAATAA